In Rhodothermus marinus DSM 4252, a single genomic region encodes these proteins:
- the mnmA gene encoding tRNA 2-thiouridine(34) synthase MnmA — translation MSRHGRVLVAMSGGVDSSVTAALLHEQGYEVVGITMKTWDYTSSGVRTGKEVGCCSLESMNDARAVAVRLGFPHFIVDIREEFGDWVIERFTEEYLAGRTPNPCILCNTHIKWAALLRRADRLGCDYIATGHYARIRYDESLGRYVISRGRDLNKDQSYVLWGIAQEHLARTLLPLGDYTKPEIRRMAAEMGFERLAQKPDSYEICFIPDNDYRRFLRQRVPDLDRKVGPGKFVLKDGTVVGTHRGYPFYTIGQRHGLGLALGYPAYVTHIDSETNTITVGPREELLRQRLVARQINLVKYPDLREERPAIGKIRYKDEGAPCLVWQEGDALHVAFAEPRPAITPGQAVVLYEGDDVLAGGWIHEVLDTEDTPATAAAKNLS, via the coding sequence ATGAGTCGGCACGGACGGGTACTGGTGGCGATGAGCGGCGGGGTGGATTCGTCCGTCACGGCCGCCCTGCTGCACGAGCAGGGCTACGAGGTGGTGGGCATCACGATGAAGACGTGGGACTACACCTCCAGCGGTGTGCGTACGGGCAAAGAAGTGGGTTGCTGCTCGCTGGAGTCCATGAACGATGCCCGCGCCGTAGCCGTGCGGCTGGGCTTTCCGCATTTCATCGTGGACATCCGTGAGGAGTTCGGCGACTGGGTGATCGAACGCTTCACCGAGGAGTATCTGGCCGGCCGCACGCCCAATCCCTGCATTCTCTGCAACACGCACATCAAGTGGGCGGCGCTGCTGCGACGGGCCGATCGGCTCGGCTGCGACTACATTGCCACCGGGCATTACGCCCGCATTCGCTACGACGAGTCGCTGGGGCGCTACGTGATCTCGCGCGGACGCGATCTGAACAAGGACCAGAGCTACGTGCTCTGGGGGATTGCGCAGGAGCACCTGGCCCGGACGCTTCTGCCGCTGGGCGACTATACCAAGCCCGAAATCCGGCGCATGGCCGCCGAGATGGGCTTCGAGCGGCTGGCACAGAAGCCGGATTCCTACGAGATCTGCTTCATCCCGGACAACGATTACCGGCGTTTTCTGCGCCAGCGCGTGCCCGATCTGGACCGGAAGGTCGGCCCGGGCAAGTTCGTGCTGAAGGACGGTACCGTGGTGGGCACGCACCGGGGCTATCCGTTCTACACGATCGGCCAGCGGCACGGTCTCGGGCTGGCGCTCGGCTATCCCGCCTACGTCACCCACATCGATTCGGAGACGAACACGATCACCGTCGGGCCACGTGAAGAGTTGCTTCGTCAGCGGTTGGTGGCCCGCCAGATCAACCTGGTCAAGTACCCGGACCTGCGCGAGGAGCGTCCGGCCATCGGCAAGATCCGCTACAAGGACGAGGGTGCGCCCTGTCTGGTCTGGCAGGAGGGGGATGCGCTGCACGTGGCCTTTGCTGAGCCCCGACCGGCCATCACACCGGGACAGGCCGTCGTGCTCTACGAAGGCGACGACGTGCTGGCCGGCGGCTGGATCCACGAGGTGCTGGACACCGAAGACACGCCGGCCACGGCCGCAGCGAAGAACTTGTCGTAG
- a CDS encoding response regulator transcription factor — protein MGKARLLIIEDDAEVREALALCLETAGYEVDAVATGEAGREKAITVPGYDLIILDARLPGRDGFEVLRELREEDGVMTPVLMLTGLNDREHRLKGFELGADDYVAKPFAPEELLARVEAVLRRAKRRPQPEKRRFRVGGIEVDLVDGTVTRDGQPVPLTDMEFRLLRYLILHHGRTVTREQLLREVWELPPTVQTRTIDRHINALRKIMDGEDETSWPIQSVYGIGYRLVGGEFVD, from the coding sequence ATGGGGAAAGCACGTCTGCTGATCATAGAAGACGACGCGGAAGTACGCGAGGCGCTGGCGCTGTGCCTGGAGACGGCGGGCTACGAGGTGGACGCCGTCGCCACCGGCGAGGCGGGGCGCGAGAAGGCCATCACGGTGCCCGGCTACGATCTGATCATCCTGGACGCGAGGCTTCCGGGGCGCGATGGCTTTGAGGTGCTCCGCGAGTTGCGTGAGGAGGACGGGGTAATGACGCCTGTCCTGATGCTTACCGGGCTGAACGACCGGGAGCACCGCCTGAAGGGCTTTGAGCTGGGCGCCGACGATTACGTGGCCAAGCCGTTTGCCCCCGAGGAGCTGCTGGCCCGCGTCGAGGCCGTCCTGCGCCGCGCAAAGCGGCGGCCGCAGCCCGAAAAGCGCCGCTTTCGGGTGGGCGGCATCGAGGTCGACCTGGTGGACGGGACGGTGACGCGTGACGGCCAGCCGGTGCCGCTGACCGACATGGAGTTCCGGCTACTGCGCTACCTGATCCTGCACCACGGCCGTACCGTCACCCGCGAGCAATTGCTCCGGGAGGTCTGGGAGCTTCCGCCCACCGTGCAGACCCGTACCATCGATCGCCACATCAACGCCCTCCGCAAGATCATGGACGGCGAGGACGAAACAAGCTGGCCGATCCAGAGCGTCTACGGGATCGGTTACCGGCTGGTGGGCGGGGAGTTCGTCGATTGA
- a CDS encoding response regulator transcription factor has translation MAESTPTYHMLIVEDDADVAQALQDFFELQGYRVTHAPEAHKALELLTNAHRFDVVLLDVMLPDRSGFEVLQEMRRRGLETPVLVLTGRGEREQVLQGFGLGADDYIVKPFDPDEVAARVRAILQRTQPPDRAPMQIYHIGDVEINFSTHEAYRGSERINFTAMELNVLRYLIHHRGEVVTREQLLRDVWHIVGDVETRTIDRHIASIRKKIEPDLRQPRYIETVYGKGYRLRAEDQSTNSPPTSR, from the coding sequence ATGGCCGAGTCGACGCCGACCTATCACATGCTGATCGTCGAAGACGACGCCGACGTGGCTCAGGCCCTTCAGGATTTCTTCGAGCTGCAGGGCTATCGCGTCACCCACGCCCCGGAAGCGCATAAAGCGCTCGAACTGCTCACAAACGCCCATCGGTTCGACGTCGTCTTGCTGGACGTGATGTTGCCCGATCGGAGCGGCTTCGAAGTACTTCAGGAAATGCGCCGGCGCGGGCTGGAGACGCCCGTGCTGGTGCTCACCGGCCGCGGCGAACGCGAGCAGGTCCTGCAGGGCTTCGGGCTGGGCGCCGACGACTACATCGTCAAGCCCTTCGATCCGGACGAAGTGGCCGCCCGCGTACGGGCCATCCTGCAACGAACGCAACCGCCCGACCGGGCGCCCATGCAGATCTACCACATCGGCGACGTGGAGATCAACTTCAGCACGCACGAGGCCTACCGCGGCTCCGAGCGCATCAACTTCACGGCCATGGAGCTGAATGTGCTCCGCTATCTAATCCACCATCGGGGCGAAGTGGTCACGCGCGAACAACTCCTGCGCGACGTGTGGCACATCGTCGGCGACGTCGAAACGCGGACGATCGACCGGCACATCGCTTCGATTCGCAAAAAAATCGAGCCCGACCTGCGCCAGCCCCGCTATATCGAAACCGTCTACGGGAAGGGCTATCGTCTCCGCGCCGAGGATCAATCGACGAACTCCCCGCCCACCAGCCGGTAA
- a CDS encoding M42 family metallopeptidase, giving the protein MEATNEAFLLKLLETPSPSGFEQALQRTWAQHVKPWADAVEQDSYGTVWAVKRGRADQPRLMLEAHADEVGFIVQHISDEGFLHIAPIGGADRALARARRVQVLGSNGPVDGVLGHTAIHLRDTKDEKVPEWHELFVDVGARNREEVAALGIRVGHPVVLASGPFRLQGRRLVGRALDNRLGGFILAQVLAALAETPAEATVYAVNAVQEETGGYGARMVAYRLHPDLALVLEVTHATDTPGLDARRHGLVRLGAGPVLTHGTANHPLLVERLLAVAEAEGIPVQHEASSRRTGTDADDIFPTRGGIPCALVSVPLRYMHSPVEVVDLDDVAHTVRLLVAFVRSLQPDDRFLPELTA; this is encoded by the coding sequence ATGGAAGCTACGAACGAAGCTTTTCTGCTGAAACTTCTGGAAACGCCCAGTCCGTCGGGGTTTGAACAGGCCCTGCAGCGCACCTGGGCGCAGCACGTGAAGCCGTGGGCCGACGCCGTCGAGCAGGATAGCTATGGCACGGTCTGGGCTGTAAAGCGCGGGCGGGCCGATCAGCCACGGCTGATGCTGGAGGCGCATGCCGACGAGGTGGGCTTCATCGTGCAGCACATCTCAGATGAGGGATTTCTGCACATTGCGCCCATCGGCGGAGCCGATCGGGCACTGGCCCGCGCGCGTCGGGTGCAGGTGCTGGGCAGCAACGGGCCGGTGGACGGCGTGCTGGGACATACGGCCATCCACCTGCGCGATACGAAAGACGAGAAGGTGCCCGAGTGGCACGAACTGTTCGTGGACGTGGGGGCCCGCAATCGGGAGGAGGTGGCGGCGCTGGGCATCCGGGTAGGGCATCCGGTGGTGCTGGCTAGCGGGCCGTTTCGGCTTCAGGGGCGGCGGCTGGTGGGACGTGCGCTCGACAATCGGCTGGGCGGCTTCATTCTGGCCCAGGTGCTGGCCGCGCTGGCCGAAACGCCCGCAGAAGCAACTGTCTACGCCGTCAACGCGGTGCAGGAGGAGACGGGCGGCTATGGCGCGCGCATGGTGGCCTACCGGCTGCACCCGGACCTGGCGCTGGTGCTGGAGGTGACGCACGCCACCGATACGCCCGGCCTCGACGCCCGGCGGCATGGACTCGTCCGTCTGGGAGCCGGACCCGTGTTGACGCACGGCACGGCCAACCACCCGCTATTGGTCGAGCGCCTGCTGGCCGTGGCCGAGGCCGAAGGCATCCCCGTGCAGCACGAGGCGTCGTCCCGACGCACCGGCACCGACGCCGACGATATCTTCCCGACACGTGGTGGCATTCCCTGCGCGCTGGTTTCGGTGCCGCTGCGCTACATGCACTCGCCGGTCGAGGTGGTCGATCTGGACGACGTGGCCCACACGGTCCGGCTGCTGGTGGCCTTCGTGCGCAGCCTGCAGCCAGACGATCGCTTTCTCCCGGAACTGACGGCGTAG
- a CDS encoding aldehyde dehydrogenase family protein, which translates to MPCTPELARTMAEVFERQRRHHAAIRNRTVRERRRQLIRLREAVLDHRETIRAALWADFRKPPLEVDLTEIAPVVTEARYVARHLAHWMRPKRVGTALTHLGTRAEIRYEPKGVVLLLSPWNYPFTLTLAPLVTAIAAGNCVIVKPSEFAPNSARTIRRIIEEVFDPEEVAVFEGDHTVAEALLDLPFDHIFFTGSPRVGRLVMEAAARHLASVTLELGGKSPTVVDETADVEQAAEKIAWGKFTNAGQTCIAPDYVLVHRSLHDALVAALREQIEAFYGPDPEAWRQSDSYARIVNDRHFERLRHLYEDALAHGAREAIGGPWIAAERFVPPTVLTQVPDEAAIMQEEIFGPLLPVQVFDHLDEALEAINRRPKPLALYVFARDDRRVQHVLNHTSAGGGCVNDTLLHFNHPDLPFGGVGPSGIGKAYRYHGFLAFSNERPVVYRRFDFPLLRRLYPPYGEQAQRLIDRFLPFF; encoded by the coding sequence ATGCCCTGCACGCCGGAACTGGCGCGCACCATGGCCGAAGTCTTCGAGCGCCAGCGGCGGCATCACGCCGCGATCCGTAATCGCACCGTACGCGAGCGGCGACGCCAGCTCATCCGCCTGCGCGAGGCCGTGCTGGATCACCGCGAAACCATCCGGGCGGCGCTCTGGGCCGATTTCCGGAAGCCACCGCTGGAGGTGGACCTGACCGAAATTGCCCCCGTCGTCACCGAAGCCCGCTACGTGGCCCGCCACCTGGCCCACTGGATGCGCCCGAAACGGGTGGGCACGGCGCTGACGCATCTGGGCACACGCGCCGAAATCCGCTACGAACCCAAAGGCGTGGTGCTCCTCCTTTCGCCCTGGAACTATCCCTTCACGCTGACGCTTGCCCCGCTCGTGACGGCCATCGCGGCGGGCAATTGCGTGATCGTCAAGCCCTCGGAGTTCGCCCCCAACAGCGCCCGCACCATCCGACGCATCATCGAAGAGGTGTTCGATCCGGAAGAAGTGGCCGTTTTCGAAGGGGATCACACGGTGGCCGAAGCATTGCTGGACTTGCCCTTCGACCACATCTTTTTCACGGGCAGTCCGCGGGTGGGACGCCTGGTCATGGAAGCGGCCGCCCGCCATCTGGCCTCCGTCACGCTCGAACTGGGGGGCAAGTCGCCCACCGTCGTTGATGAGACGGCCGACGTCGAGCAGGCCGCCGAAAAAATCGCCTGGGGCAAGTTTACCAATGCGGGCCAGACCTGCATCGCGCCCGATTATGTGCTGGTGCACCGGAGCCTGCACGACGCGCTGGTGGCGGCCCTTCGGGAGCAGATCGAAGCGTTTTACGGACCGGATCCCGAAGCCTGGCGGCAGAGCGACAGCTACGCCCGGATCGTCAACGACCGCCACTTCGAGCGGCTGCGCCATCTGTACGAAGACGCGCTGGCCCACGGCGCCCGCGAGGCCATAGGCGGCCCCTGGATTGCAGCAGAACGCTTCGTGCCGCCTACCGTGCTGACGCAGGTGCCCGACGAGGCCGCCATCATGCAGGAAGAGATCTTCGGTCCGCTCCTGCCCGTTCAGGTCTTCGACCATCTGGACGAAGCGTTAGAGGCCATCAACCGCCGCCCCAAGCCGCTGGCGCTTTACGTGTTTGCCCGGGATGACCGGCGCGTGCAGCACGTGCTCAATCACACCTCGGCCGGTGGCGGCTGCGTGAACGATACGCTGCTGCACTTCAATCACCCCGACCTGCCCTTCGGCGGCGTCGGTCCCAGCGGGATCGGGAAAGCCTACCGCTACCACGGCTTTCTGGCCTTCTCCAACGAGCGCCCCGTGGTCTACCGGCGGTTCGACTTTCCGCTGCTGCGCCGGCTCTATCCGCCCTATGGCGAGCAGGCGCAGCGCCTGATCGACCGTTTCCTGCCGTTCTTCTGA
- the pncA gene encoding bifunctional nicotinamidase/pyrazinamidase: protein MKALLVVDVQNDFCPGGALPVPEGDAVVPVINRLIPYFGNIILTQDWHPAGHWSFASAHPGKKPFETIQLSYGEQVLWPDHCVQGTPGADFHPELDTTRAQLIIRKGFRKEIDSYSAFYENDKQTTTGLAGYLKERGITTLYVVGLAADFCVKWSALDGRRLGFDVYVVTDATRGIDTNGSLARAWEEMKAAGVHLITSDEVVRQTEPVA, encoded by the coding sequence ATGAAGGCGCTGCTGGTTGTGGACGTGCAGAACGACTTCTGCCCGGGGGGCGCCCTACCGGTACCCGAAGGCGATGCAGTCGTTCCGGTGATCAACCGACTGATTCCGTATTTCGGGAATATCATCCTGACGCAGGACTGGCATCCGGCGGGCCACTGGTCGTTTGCCTCGGCGCATCCCGGCAAGAAGCCGTTCGAGACGATCCAGCTCAGCTACGGCGAGCAGGTGCTCTGGCCGGATCACTGCGTGCAGGGCACGCCGGGCGCCGATTTCCATCCGGAGCTGGACACCACGCGCGCGCAGCTTATCATCCGGAAAGGATTCCGGAAGGAGATCGACTCCTATTCGGCCTTCTACGAGAACGACAAGCAGACCACGACGGGACTGGCCGGTTATCTGAAGGAGCGGGGCATCACGACGCTCTACGTAGTCGGTCTGGCGGCCGACTTCTGCGTGAAGTGGTCGGCGCTGGACGGCCGCCGGCTGGGCTTTGACGTGTACGTGGTCACCGATGCCACGCGTGGTATCGACACGAACGGCTCGCTGGCACGCGCCTGGGAAGAGATGAAAGCGGCCGGCGTGCATCTGATCACTTCCGACGAGGTGGTCCGCCAGACCGAGCCGGTAGCCTGA
- a CDS encoding oligosaccharide flippase family protein codes for MVLRYSLHYLIARGIPALVNFLAIAVYTRLLSPDAYGRYILVLAGVNMANLTVFQWLRLSLVRYLPAYQEQEGVLLGTIGRIYLMLMAGVGVLGGLAAGLVGVGDWQRLVLVAVLLLWMQAWFELNVELLRARLQTRAYGWAMGVRSVGALGLGTLFILGGLGAFGPLLGMTLSMAGVGLFFVYQNWRTIRLQLNWNQFIPLLRFGLPLAGSVFLNLALNASDRFLIALLIDEGKAGIYSAGYDLAYQPIILLFSVVNLASYPLIVRAWENRKERMVKEYLSDNITLLLAIGFASGIFVTEFSDLIVKTVLGEKFYDATIIVPWIVWGTLLEGIRIYHSDFSFHLTENTKKQLYVVMCGLFVNLIVNLIYIPRVGMIAAAWSTLIAFGCALLLSIWWGRRLILFTLISKKVIWVVTAGIIVLFCVKFLKSNLDSVEVMIISILLCLLYVSSVFYLLVRNIKIPTD; via the coding sequence ATGGTTCTGCGCTATAGTCTGCATTACCTGATTGCCCGGGGAATTCCGGCACTGGTAAACTTTCTGGCAATTGCCGTCTACACGCGGCTGCTGTCGCCGGATGCGTATGGGCGCTACATTCTTGTCCTGGCCGGCGTCAACATGGCCAATCTTACCGTTTTTCAATGGCTTCGGCTGTCCCTGGTGCGTTACCTGCCGGCGTATCAGGAGCAGGAAGGCGTCTTGCTGGGCACCATTGGCCGGATTTACCTGATGCTGATGGCGGGCGTGGGCGTGCTGGGTGGGCTGGCGGCTGGGCTGGTCGGTGTGGGGGACTGGCAGCGTCTGGTGCTGGTGGCGGTGCTGTTGTTGTGGATGCAGGCCTGGTTTGAACTCAATGTCGAACTGTTAAGGGCTCGGTTGCAGACGCGCGCGTATGGCTGGGCGATGGGCGTGCGGAGCGTGGGCGCCCTGGGTCTGGGCACGTTGTTCATTCTGGGCGGACTGGGGGCGTTCGGGCCCCTGCTGGGTATGACATTGAGTATGGCAGGAGTTGGCCTTTTCTTTGTTTACCAGAACTGGCGAACTATACGGCTTCAATTAAATTGGAATCAATTTATTCCATTATTACGTTTTGGACTCCCGTTAGCTGGTAGTGTATTTTTGAACTTGGCGCTCAATGCGTCTGATAGATTCTTAATAGCATTGTTGATCGATGAAGGAAAGGCAGGTATTTATTCAGCAGGATATGATTTGGCATATCAACCTATTATATTACTTTTCAGTGTTGTAAACCTGGCTTCATATCCACTAATCGTAAGAGCATGGGAGAATAGAAAGGAAAGAATGGTTAAAGAATATTTATCAGACAACATAACATTGTTGTTGGCAATTGGTTTTGCATCCGGCATTTTTGTTACCGAATTTTCTGATCTTATTGTGAAAACGGTGTTGGGAGAAAAGTTTTATGATGCTACTATAATAGTGCCATGGATAGTGTGGGGAACATTATTGGAAGGAATTCGGATATACCATTCAGATTTTAGTTTTCATTTGACTGAAAATACAAAAAAACAGTTGTATGTGGTGATGTGTGGGCTTTTTGTTAATTTAATTGTAAATTTGATTTATATTCCTCGAGTGGGTATGATTGCTGCAGCCTGGTCAACATTGATAGCTTTTGGCTGTGCTTTATTGCTTAGTATTTGGTGGGGAAGGCGATTAATTCTTTTTACTCTGATATCAAAAAAAGTTATTTGGGTAGTAACCGCAGGGATTATTGTGCTTTTTTGTGTAAAGTTTTTGAAATCAAATCTTGATTCTGTGGAAGTTATGATAATCAGTATTTTGTTGTGTTTGCTTTATGTTTCTTCTGTTTTTTATTTATTAGTTCGAAATATAAAGATTCCCACTGATTGA
- a CDS encoding glycosyltransferase, with amino-acid sequence MKCLHVITGLTYGGGETQLVRITTQLKLRGWDVRVVSITPPKAYRDELESAGIPVTTLNITQKIPSTKFLKLAQLIRSWQPDVVHSHMVHANILTRLTRLVTEIPVLICTAQNIIEKGQRGSLKLRELSYRITDPLCDITTQVSKAGLKRYIDIKAVSPHKIRYIPNAVDTTKFRPDKTYRINLRKELELDNYFLWLSVGRLVEAKDYPSLFHAFQKVLRKNRNTRLMIAGDGPLYSTLRNLAIKLEIDQYVLFMGIRDDIPRLMNAADAFVMSSEWEGMPLVLQEAASCALPIVATDVGGNSEVVIDEETGFLVPPKNPEALAQAMLKLMNLPIQQRIAMGIKGRNYMENVYSLDQIVNQWESLYFELINKKQKKHKANTTKY; translated from the coding sequence ATGAAATGTCTTCACGTAATAACAGGTCTCACATATGGGGGAGGAGAAACCCAATTAGTAAGAATTACCACCCAACTCAAACTTCGAGGATGGGATGTAAGGGTGGTTTCCATTACTCCTCCTAAGGCATACAGAGATGAATTAGAAAGCGCAGGAATACCAGTTACAACGTTAAATATAACCCAGAAAATACCAAGCACTAAATTCTTAAAATTGGCACAATTAATAAGAAGCTGGCAACCAGATGTTGTTCACAGTCACATGGTTCATGCCAACATTCTTACAAGATTAACTCGATTAGTTACAGAAATCCCGGTTTTAATATGTACAGCCCAGAATATTATTGAAAAAGGCCAAAGAGGTTCACTAAAACTACGCGAATTATCTTATCGGATCACTGATCCGCTATGCGACATCACCACGCAAGTAAGTAAAGCAGGCTTGAAACGCTATATTGACATTAAAGCGGTTTCCCCTCATAAAATAAGATATATCCCTAACGCTGTTGACACTACAAAATTTCGTCCTGACAAGACGTATAGAATCAATCTTCGTAAAGAGTTAGAATTAGACAACTATTTCCTCTGGCTTTCGGTTGGAAGATTGGTGGAGGCCAAAGATTACCCCAGTCTGTTTCATGCATTTCAAAAAGTTTTAAGAAAAAACAGAAATACTCGGCTTATGATTGCAGGAGATGGTCCTCTTTACTCGACATTAAGAAATCTTGCAATCAAATTAGAAATAGATCAGTATGTTCTTTTTATGGGTATACGAGATGATATTCCCCGACTTATGAATGCTGCAGATGCTTTCGTTATGTCTTCAGAATGGGAAGGAATGCCTCTTGTCTTACAAGAAGCCGCTTCATGCGCCCTTCCTATTGTCGCCACAGATGTCGGAGGAAATAGTGAAGTTGTTATTGACGAAGAAACTGGATTCTTAGTTCCTCCCAAAAATCCGGAAGCACTGGCACAAGCCATGCTCAAGCTTATGAACTTACCTATTCAACAGCGAATTGCTATGGGAATCAAAGGCAGAAATTACATGGAAAATGTTTACTCTCTGGATCAAATTGTCAATCAGTGGGAATCTTTATATTTCGAACTAATAAATAAAAAACAGAAGAAACATAAAGCAAACACAACAAAATACTGA
- a CDS encoding glycosyltransferase family 4 protein, protein MLEAGRKGSVHVVYLITRADELGGAQMHVLELARGFRARDWQVTVLAGSEGSFSELVQAAGIPYVHVPFLQRAIHPWKDMCCLLVLRQLLRKLKPDLVATHSSKAGWIGRLVARSLGIPVVFTAHGWAFTEGIGYPQRWFFKVAERLVAPLADKIITVSEYDRQLALRHRIVEPERVITVYNGVPDIPPELRACPLTNEGERVRLIMVARFSPQKDHALVLRALAGLRDLPWELELIGDGPLRPACEQLARDLHISDRVYFRGERKDVAERLAQTHLFVLASHYEGLPITILEAMRAGLPVVAANVSGVSEAVQHGRTGLLFARGHVEELRACLQQLILNATLRYSMGKSGRERYERHFTLERMLENTARVYQEVLRNRGKI, encoded by the coding sequence ATGTTGGAAGCTGGAAGAAAAGGGTCGGTGCATGTTGTCTATCTGATTACGCGGGCGGATGAATTGGGCGGTGCCCAGATGCACGTACTGGAACTGGCGCGAGGGTTTCGGGCGCGTGACTGGCAGGTAACCGTTCTGGCGGGCAGTGAAGGCTCTTTTTCAGAACTGGTGCAGGCGGCCGGTATTCCTTATGTTCATGTTCCTTTTTTGCAACGCGCCATTCACCCCTGGAAGGACATGTGCTGTCTGCTGGTGTTACGCCAGTTGCTCCGGAAGCTTAAGCCTGATCTGGTGGCCACCCATTCCTCAAAAGCTGGGTGGATAGGACGGCTGGTTGCGCGGAGTCTGGGAATTCCCGTAGTTTTTACCGCCCACGGCTGGGCATTCACTGAGGGAATTGGCTATCCCCAGCGATGGTTTTTCAAAGTAGCTGAGCGCCTGGTAGCGCCACTGGCCGACAAGATTATCACCGTATCCGAATATGATCGCCAGCTTGCTTTGCGCCATCGTATTGTTGAACCGGAACGAGTGATTACGGTCTATAATGGGGTTCCAGATATTCCTCCAGAGCTGCGGGCCTGCCCGCTGACAAACGAAGGGGAACGAGTACGCCTCATCATGGTGGCCCGCTTCAGCCCTCAGAAAGATCATGCATTGGTGCTGCGGGCACTGGCCGGCTTGCGTGACCTTCCCTGGGAGTTGGAGCTGATTGGAGATGGACCGTTGCGTCCTGCATGTGAGCAGCTGGCCCGCGACCTTCACATCAGCGACCGGGTTTATTTCAGAGGGGAACGCAAGGATGTGGCCGAGCGCTTGGCTCAGACCCATCTTTTTGTACTGGCTTCCCATTACGAGGGGCTTCCCATCACCATCCTGGAAGCCATGCGTGCGGGTTTGCCGGTTGTTGCCGCTAATGTCTCTGGCGTCAGCGAAGCGGTACAACATGGGCGCACCGGACTTCTGTTTGCTCGGGGCCATGTGGAAGAACTGAGAGCCTGTTTGCAGCAACTCATTCTTAACGCAACACTGCGATATTCCATGGGGAAAAGTGGGCGAGAACGATATGAAAGGCACTTTACGCTTGAACGTATGCTGGAAAACACAGCGCGTGTATATCAGGAAGTTTTGAGAAATAGAGGAAAGATCTAA
- a CDS encoding EpsG family protein, whose product MRFFLKRHLKVIAGGVILLLSLIAIFRGSVGTDTATYERLVTRIDTWSGLEPASWILMYVLNLWLDDPVWVVRAFSGIFAGILLWFVYKSDEEELFFLMAFFVPLFFYNYSMNVIRVGIAFAILLLALQKDRRQEYKKAILLGILSVLFHYSILFALFFLWFNHDYNKENVWNRKNLFLIFVVLSLIAILVVLNEHYFLSKLAIYAYLEAPSLFSGLSRIMLGLVLLAPIPFSNILEYQKKRIVYSSLFFMIVFFSMGIYVTPRLLDMVNLLIPIAMLRAYRRVNEPMDWRFKAALFVAGLGGAIGMYRYMLNESFWSPSPFLPYHTIFDR is encoded by the coding sequence ATGCGTTTTTTTCTGAAACGTCACCTTAAGGTGATTGCTGGAGGGGTAATTTTACTTTTAAGTTTGATTGCGATCTTCAGAGGCTCTGTTGGAACCGACACAGCTACTTATGAAAGATTGGTCACGCGTATAGATACCTGGTCAGGCCTTGAGCCCGCCTCCTGGATTCTGATGTATGTTTTGAATTTGTGGTTAGACGATCCTGTTTGGGTGGTCAGAGCATTTTCTGGGATTTTTGCTGGAATTTTATTGTGGTTTGTTTATAAGTCGGATGAGGAGGAATTGTTTTTTTTGATGGCTTTCTTTGTTCCTCTATTTTTTTATAATTACAGCATGAATGTAATTCGTGTGGGTATAGCTTTCGCCATTTTGTTGTTGGCTCTTCAGAAGGATAGAAGGCAGGAGTATAAAAAAGCAATTTTGCTTGGAATATTATCTGTTCTGTTTCATTATTCTATCTTATTTGCTCTTTTCTTTCTGTGGTTTAATCACGATTATAACAAAGAGAATGTGTGGAATAGAAAGAATTTATTTTTAATCTTTGTTGTTTTGTCTTTAATTGCTATTTTGGTTGTTTTGAATGAGCACTACTTTCTTTCAAAACTGGCAATTTATGCTTATCTGGAAGCTCCAAGTTTGTTTTCCGGGCTTTCGCGTATTATGTTGGGACTTGTACTGTTGGCTCCAATACCCTTCAGCAATATCTTAGAATATCAGAAGAAAAGGATTGTTTATAGCTCTTTGTTTTTTATGATTGTGTTTTTCAGTATGGGTATTTATGTTACACCTCGTCTGCTGGATATGGTGAATCTGTTGATTCCGATAGCAATGCTGCGTGCCTATCGGCGCGTAAATGAACCAATGGACTGGCGCTTCAAGGCCGCCCTGTTTGTGGCCGGATTGGGCGGTGCCATCGGAATGTATCGCTACATGCTTAACGAGAGTTTCTGGTCGCCCTCGCCGTTCCTTCCCTACCACACGATCTTCGACCGCTAA